A genomic region of Cydia amplana chromosome 27, ilCydAmpl1.1, whole genome shotgun sequence contains the following coding sequences:
- the LOC134660371 gene encoding gastrula zinc finger protein XlCGF57.1-like, translated as MSLEVVVKNEPVDPEEMCIVPGSQMETEFVNVKIEIVEESSHIYYWILNSLFVLQREKVVKQKKRQGPPSPKLILPDIPDYNDPTSVDKVNGTSSCPICHKVFSNRGNVQRHLALHDKQTYTCDYCKRTYTNKKFFDKHIYLHTIEKQYKCDVCNKRFKTVSNLEQHKKSHSDIKRHPCDICGRTFGIRGNMLKHRERHKAKTETYKCPVCNKFFDKEFLLNSHMSRHNDQKPYMCDICCMNFKHKSTLVRHSQVHNGNKPYFCQICFKRFTSYGLIKPHMRIHTGEKPYPCRMCKKPFAHKHNRDRHELRHSKVKNLVCHICNKKFPRESRLKYHMRSHTKEKPFSCNVCLRNFSHKQNVIRHYDRKHPNVEYGITKNEVKIEEVE; from the exons ATGTCATTGGAGGTTGTTGTTAAGAATGAGCCGGTAGATCCAGAAGAAATGTGCATCGTACCGGGATCGCAAATGGAGACTGAATTCGTCAATGTAAAAATTGAAATTGTGGAAGAAAG tagtcataTATACTATTGGATATTAAATAGTTTATTTGTTTTGCAGCGAGAGAAAGTAGTGAAGCAGAAGAAACGGCAGGGCCCGCCGTCCCCGAAGCTGATTCTGCCGGACATTCCCGACTACAATG ATCCAACTTCAGTAGACAAAGTCAACGGGACGTCATCTTGTCCCATTTGTCACAAAGTATTCTCAAATCGAGGCAACGTACAGCGCCATTTAGCTCTGCATGACAAACAAACATACACCTGCGACTACTGCAAGCGCACGTACACAAATAAGAAGTTCTTCGACAAACATATCTACTTACATACAATAGAGAAGCAGTATAAATGCGACGTGTGTAATAAGAGATTTAAAACTGTTTCCAATTTGGAGCAACACAAAAAGTCGCACTCGGATATAAAACGTCACCCGTGTGATATATGCGGACGAACTTTCGGCATCAGAGGCAATATGCTGAAACACAGAGAGCGACATAAAGCGAAAACGGAAACCTATAAATGCCCTGTCTGTAATAAATTTTTCGATAAAGAGTTTTTACTTAACAGCCATATGTCACGGCATAACGACCAAAAACCCTACATGTGCGACATATGCTGCATGAATTTTAAGCATAAAAGCACTTTAGTTCGGCACTCGCAGGTACATAACGGCAATAAACCGTATTTTTGCCAAATATGCTTCAAAAGATTTACCTCTTACGGTTTAATTAAACCGCATATGCGTATACACACAGGGGAGAAACCATACCCCTGCAGAATGTGTAAAAAACCCTTTGCGCATAAACATAATAGGGATCGACATGAACTCAGACACAGCAAAGTGAAAAATCTAGTCTGCCATATTTGCAATAAGAAGTTTCCTAGAGAAAGCCGGTTGAAATATCACATGAGGTCTCATACTAAAGAGAAACCATTTTCTTGTAATGTGTGTTTAAGAAATTTTTCGCATAAACAAAACGTTATTAGACATTATGATAGAAAACATCCCAATGTTGAGTATGGGATCACCAAAAATGAGGTTAAAATTGAAGaagttgaataa